The Impatiens glandulifera chromosome 3, dImpGla2.1, whole genome shotgun sequence genome contains a region encoding:
- the LOC124932948 gene encoding magnesium/proton exchanger isoform X1, producing the protein MAAAIFNLSDGGTPSIPKLLAHKCENYLIFRGETALDNGMRAFLYFLGLAYCFIGLTAITARFFRSMENIVKQTREVVEIDQYTNTEVVRHEKVWNYAIADISLLAFGTSFPQISLATIDAIRSIGNLYAGGLGPGTLVGSAAFDLFPIHAVCVVVPKAGELKKIADLGVWLVELFWSFWAYVWLYIILEVWTPNVITLWEALLTVVQYGLLLLHAYAQDKRLPYISLPMERSERPEDWVPAEDVSCKQENDTFQDCSEILEDGGDTRSIVDIFSIHSVNGAGSQYQPIPSIPSSDCESSGRKIDAEYNVLSMWKQQFVDAFMLESAESRKLNNTYVRLAKLLWQLLLIPWRVLFAFIPPYHIAHGWIAFIGSLIFISGIAYIVTLITDLISCVTGINAYVIAFTALAAGTSWPDLVASKIAAERQLTADSAIANITCSNSVNIYVGIGVPWLINTLYNFIVFKEPLRIENAGGLSFSLLIFFLTSVGCISVMVLRRITLGAELGGPRLWAWLTSVYLMLLWLVFVVLSSLKVSGII; encoded by the exons ATGGCTGCTGCTATATTTAACCTTTCTGATGGGGGCACACCCAGCATTCCCAAATTACTTGCCCACAAGTGTGAGAACTACTTGATTTTTAGGGGAGAAACTGCTTTAGACAATGGAATGCGGGCCTTTCTATATTTTCTTGGACTGGCTTATTGTTTTATTGGATTGACCGCCATAACAGCTCGATTCTTCCGGTCTATGGAGAATATTGTTAAGCAAACACGGGAAGTGGTGGAGATTGATCAATATACAAACACTGAGGTTGTTAGACATGAAAAGGTGTGGAATTATGCAATTGCAGACATCAGTCTCCTGGCTTTTGGAACTAGCTTTCCACAAATTTCATTAGCTACAATTGATGCCATTCGGAGCATTGGGAATTTGTATGCTGGAG GACTTGGACCTGGAACGCTCGTCGGTTCTGCTGCTTTTGACTTGTTTCCTATCCATGCTGTTTGTGTTGTTGTTCCTAAAGCCGGtgaattgaaaaaaatagcTGATTTAGGAGTTTGGCTGGTGGAgctattttggtcattttgggCCTATGTATGGTTATACATAATCCTGGAG GTATGGACCCCAAATGTTATTACCCTATGGGAGGCACTCTTGACGGTAGTACAATATGGTTTACTATTGCTGCACGCTTATGCTCAAGATAAGCGTTTGCCTTATATATCTCTACCTAT GGAAAGATCTGAGAGGCCAGAAGACTGGGTTCCAGCAGAGGATGTTTCTTGCAAGCAAGAGAATGATACGTTTCAGGATTGCTCTGAAATTCTTGAAGATGGAGGAGACACAAGAAGTATTGTAGATATCTTCTCAATCCATTCAGTAAATGGAGCAG GTTCTCAATATCAGCCTATTCCTTCTATTCCTTCTTCTGATTGTGAATCCTCAGGTAGAAAGATAGATGCAGAATATAATGTGCTCTCAATGTGGAAGCAACAATTTGTAGATGCTTTCatg TTGGAAAGTGCGGAATCAAGAAAACTGAACAACACTTACGTGAGGCTGGCGAAATTGCTGTGGCAGTTACTTCTCATTCCATGGAGAGTTTTGTTTGCCTTTATTCCTCCTTATCATATAGCTCATGGATGGATTGCATTTATTGGCTCTCTGATTTTCATCAGTGGAATTGCATACATTGTGACTCTAATCACAGATTTAATTAGCTGTGTCACAG GTATAAATGCGTATGTCATAGCTTTTACAGCACTAGCAGCTGGAACCTCTTGGCCAGACTTAGTTGCTAGCAAGATTGCTGCTGAACGTCAGTTAACAGCTGACTCAGCCATAGCTAATATTACTTGCAGCAATTCGGTGAATATTTATGTGGGGATTGGAGTGCCCTGGCTTATTAATACACTATACAACTTCATTGTATTCAAGGAACCATTGAGAATAGAAAATGCTGGAGGGCTCAGCTTCTCATTGCTCATTTTCTTCTTGACTTCTGTTGGATGCATATCTGTTATGGTACTTCGACG
- the LOC124932948 gene encoding magnesium/proton exchanger isoform X2: protein MAAAIFNLSDGGTPSIPKLLAHKCENYLIFRGETALDNGMRAFLYFLGLAYCFIGLTAITARFFRSMENIVKQTREVVEIDQYTNTEVVRHEKVWNYAIADISLLAFGTSFPQISLATIDAIRSIGNLYAGGLGPGTLVGSAAFDLFPIHAVCVVVPKAGELKKIADLGVWLVELFWSFWAYVWLYIILEVWTPNVITLWEALLTVVQYGLLLLHAYAQDKRLPYISLPMERSERPEDWVPAEDVSCKQENDTFQDCSEILEDGGDTRSIVDIFSIHSVNGAGRKIDAEYNVLSMWKQQFVDAFMLESAESRKLNNTYVRLAKLLWQLLLIPWRVLFAFIPPYHIAHGWIAFIGSLIFISGIAYIVTLITDLISCVTGINAYVIAFTALAAGTSWPDLVASKIAAERQLTADSAIANITCSNSVNIYVGIGVPWLINTLYNFIVFKEPLRIENAGGLSFSLLIFFLTSVGCISVMVLRRITLGAELGGPRLWAWLTSVYLMLLWLVFVVLSSLKVSGII from the exons ATGGCTGCTGCTATATTTAACCTTTCTGATGGGGGCACACCCAGCATTCCCAAATTACTTGCCCACAAGTGTGAGAACTACTTGATTTTTAGGGGAGAAACTGCTTTAGACAATGGAATGCGGGCCTTTCTATATTTTCTTGGACTGGCTTATTGTTTTATTGGATTGACCGCCATAACAGCTCGATTCTTCCGGTCTATGGAGAATATTGTTAAGCAAACACGGGAAGTGGTGGAGATTGATCAATATACAAACACTGAGGTTGTTAGACATGAAAAGGTGTGGAATTATGCAATTGCAGACATCAGTCTCCTGGCTTTTGGAACTAGCTTTCCACAAATTTCATTAGCTACAATTGATGCCATTCGGAGCATTGGGAATTTGTATGCTGGAG GACTTGGACCTGGAACGCTCGTCGGTTCTGCTGCTTTTGACTTGTTTCCTATCCATGCTGTTTGTGTTGTTGTTCCTAAAGCCGGtgaattgaaaaaaatagcTGATTTAGGAGTTTGGCTGGTGGAgctattttggtcattttgggCCTATGTATGGTTATACATAATCCTGGAG GTATGGACCCCAAATGTTATTACCCTATGGGAGGCACTCTTGACGGTAGTACAATATGGTTTACTATTGCTGCACGCTTATGCTCAAGATAAGCGTTTGCCTTATATATCTCTACCTAT GGAAAGATCTGAGAGGCCAGAAGACTGGGTTCCAGCAGAGGATGTTTCTTGCAAGCAAGAGAATGATACGTTTCAGGATTGCTCTGAAATTCTTGAAGATGGAGGAGACACAAGAAGTATTGTAGATATCTTCTCAATCCATTCAGTAAATGGAGCAG GTAGAAAGATAGATGCAGAATATAATGTGCTCTCAATGTGGAAGCAACAATTTGTAGATGCTTTCatg TTGGAAAGTGCGGAATCAAGAAAACTGAACAACACTTACGTGAGGCTGGCGAAATTGCTGTGGCAGTTACTTCTCATTCCATGGAGAGTTTTGTTTGCCTTTATTCCTCCTTATCATATAGCTCATGGATGGATTGCATTTATTGGCTCTCTGATTTTCATCAGTGGAATTGCATACATTGTGACTCTAATCACAGATTTAATTAGCTGTGTCACAG GTATAAATGCGTATGTCATAGCTTTTACAGCACTAGCAGCTGGAACCTCTTGGCCAGACTTAGTTGCTAGCAAGATTGCTGCTGAACGTCAGTTAACAGCTGACTCAGCCATAGCTAATATTACTTGCAGCAATTCGGTGAATATTTATGTGGGGATTGGAGTGCCCTGGCTTATTAATACACTATACAACTTCATTGTATTCAAGGAACCATTGAGAATAGAAAATGCTGGAGGGCTCAGCTTCTCATTGCTCATTTTCTTCTTGACTTCTGTTGGATGCATATCTGTTATGGTACTTCGACG
- the LOC124930904 gene encoding caffeoylshikimate esterase-like — protein sequence MELVHYQEGFILNTRGVKLLTCRWMPLSSPKALVFLCHGYGVECSNFMKDCGTKLAKHGYGVIGIDYEGHGRSAGIRCYVKSFQSIVNDCYNFFKSVCDEKEEYRDKKRFLYGESMGGAVALLLHKKDPSFWHGAVLVAPMCKISEKVKPPKIVVNILTKVEDLIPKWKIVPTKDVIDFAFKDPVKREQVRSNKMIYQDKPRLKTALELLRTSMNLEATLHEIILPFLVLHGEEDKVTDPEVSRALYEKAKSEDKTMKLYPGMWHGLTFGETEDNVEIVFSDIVAWLDKRSSQDMGHGAHHNKAATSASPQRWNIYHKSAL from the exons ATGGAGCTGGTTCACTATCAAGAG GGGTTTATCTTGAACACCAGAGGCGTCAAACTCTTAACATGCAGATGGATGCCTCTTTCTTCTCCAAAAGCTCTGGTTTTCCTCTGCCATG GATATGGCGTGGAATGCAGTAATTTCATGAAAg ATTGTGGGACGAAACTAGCAAAACATGGTTATGGTGTAATCGGGATAGACTATGAAGGGCACGGACGATCGGCAGGGATTCGTTGCTACGTGAAGAGCTTTCAATCGATTGTGAACGATTGTTATAACTTTTTCAAGTCTGTTTGTGATGAGAAAGAAGAGTACAGAGACAAGAAGAGATTCTTGTATGGGGAATCCATGGGAGGAGCTGTAGCTTTGTTGCTTCATAAGAAGGATCCTTCTTTCTGGCATGGTGCTGTTCTTGTTGCACCCATGTGTAAG atttcTGAGAAGGTTAAACCACCCAAAATTGTGGTTAACATATTGACAAAAGTCGAAGATTTGATTCCCAAATGGAAAATTGTTCCTACCAAGGATGTCATTGATTTTGCCTTCAAGGATCCTGTAAAGAGAGAACAG GTTCGCAGCAACAAGATGATATACCAAGACAAGCCTAGGCTAAAGACTGCCCTGGAGTTGCTTAGAACTAGCATGAATCTTGAGGCCACTCTACATGAG ATAATACTTCCATTCCTAGTCTTGCACGGAGAGGAAGACAAGGTAACTGATCCAGAAGTTAGCAGAGCCTTGTACGAAAAAGCGAAAAGTGAGGACAAGACAATGAAATTGTACCCGGGAATGTGGCACGGTCTAACTTTTGGGGAGACTGAGGACAACGTCGAGATTGTCTTCTCCGACATAGTAGCGTGGCTTGACAAGAGATCATCCCAAGATATGGGCCACGGTGCTCATCACAATAAAGCAGCAACATCAGCATCTCCTCAAAGGTGGAACATTTATCATAAGTCTGCATTGTAA